Part of the Methanosphaera sp. WGK6 genome is shown below.
ACAGCTGTTTTTCCAGTTCCAGTTTTTCCATAAATTGTAACATCAGGAGGTGTTATTTTATTTAATGCTTCAACCCAGTATTTAGCTATGGATTCTATTTTTTCATCCCTGTGAGGTAAAGTTTCTGGTATAAAACGATGATCTAAGTATTTTTTTGTTTTGAATATTGTTTTTCTTTCGTTGAGTTCTTGGAAAATGTTCATATAATCACCTTTACATAAGTTGATTTTCAAGTATAAATAGATTTGTAATACTAGAAATTCAAGTGTAAAATTATTAATTTAATATTTCTATATTAAAGTATAAAAAGGTTTAGAGAGAGAGACCTCTGTTGCAAGTGTAACTTAAAAGGGATACCCCCTAAAATTTTTTGAAAAAGAGATGTTTTGCTAGTGTAAAAAACTCTTTATTTTAAGAATAACTTTTTAAATATTCTTTAAAATTTAAATTAAATAAAAAAAATAGATAAAATAATAAAATAATAATAAAATAATAATAAAATAATAATAAAATAATAATATAATAATAATATAATAAATAAATAATAATAATATAATAATATAATAAATAAATAAATAATAAATATTTATTTTTAATTTAAATTTATTTAATTAAAATTTTTTTTATCAAAAATTTTATCAAAATAAGTAATACAAAAATACTTTAAAGTATTATAGTAATACTTTTTTAATTTTTTATATTTTTTTTACACTTGAAATTTACCATTACTTTTTTTTTATCTTTTCAGAAAATTTTTTTTTACACTTGAAATTTATGTCTATATATTCTATTTTTTCTTAATATTTTTTTTACACTTGAAATATACCTCTTACTGTTTAATTTTTTTCTTGACAAAAAAAAATTACACTTGAAATCTATGTCTCACTTATTCATTTTTTTCAGACATGACTTCTGTTACACTTGAAATCTATGTCTATTATATTAATTTTAAAAAAATAATATAATAATAATGATATATGAAAATTTAATTTATGGTATTTCCATAATATGGTTATCCGTTTTAATAGATTTACTTTTAGGCGAAGTTCCAAATAAAATACATCCAGTAATTTATATGGGAAATGTTATTTCAAAGTTAAAAAATTATTTACCTCCAACAAGGTTTTCAGGTTTATTAATTATTTTAACAACAAACTTTGTATTTACAACAATAACCTTTTTCATTATAATACTATCCTTGTTTGTGAATATTTGGGTATATATAATTGTAGCTTCTTTGATTTTATCAACAACATTTTCAATTAATTTCCTAATAAAATCTGTTAGAGATATTCAAAAAGATCTTGCTACTGATATAAATAAAGCACGAAAATCAATGTCATATCTTGTAAGTAGAAATACAGAAGAATTAACAGAATCTCGCATAACTTCTGCTGCAATTGAAACATTATCTGAAAATATAACTGATAGTATAACTGCACCTTTATTTTATACAGCAGTTTTTGCTTTTCCATTTTCAATGATTATTGCAATTCCAATAGCTGTAATATATAGAGTTTCAAATACCATGGATGCAATGTTAGGTTATAAAACAAAAGAATTAATTAATATTGGACGTTATCCAGCAAAATTAGATGATGTATTAAATTATATTCCTGCACGAATAACTGGTTATTATATAATACTTGCAGCATTTCTTTTAAGATATGATTACAAACAATCATACTTTATCATGAAAGAATTTGCTCTAAAAACACCAAGTCCTAATAGTGGTTATTCTATGGCAGCAACAGCCGGAGCTTTAAACATTACTTTAACTAAAGAAGGTGTTTATGAGTTAGGTTATGGAACTGATGAATTAAATGGTGAAAAAATAACTGAAGCAATTAATATAACTAAGGTAACATCAATTTTATTCATAATAACCATTTTTATAATATACTTCATAGGTTTATTATTTTTAATGTAAATTTATAGGTGATTAATAATGAAAATAGCAATTTTATCAGTAACAAATCAAGGAAAATTAATTTCAGATAAATTATATAATTCTTTAAATAATAATCCTTTGATATTATATGTAGAACAATACCATAAAAATGTTAAAGAGACAGTAAAAAATATTTTCAATGAATTTGATTGTATAATTGGGATTATGGCTTCAGGTATTATGATACGTTCTATAGCACCTCATGTTAATTCAAAATTATCTGATCCTGCTGTTTTACTTATTGATGATAATGCTAATTTCACAATAAGTTTATTAAGTGGTCATTTTGGTGGAGCAAATGATTTAACTCTAAAAATAGCTTCTATAATTAATTCAACACCTGTAATAACAACATCTACTGATGTTAATAATAAAATAGGTATTGATTCAATAGCAAAACGTTTTTACTGTTCTCTAGAAAATCATAAAAATATTAAATTTATCAATAAAGCGTTAGTGGATAATAAACTAGTTGATTTATATTTACCTTCTAAATTTTCTTTTATTTTATCAAAAGATATTGAAAATTCTTATAATATTCATATTGATGATAAAATAGATGTAATCCGTTCATCAATAAATGGACATGATGTTATATTAAAACCTAAATCATTAGTTATGGGAATAGGTGCAAGAAGGAATATTGCAAGTGAAAAAGTTAATCATGCTATTTTAGAAGCATGTAATTTACTTGAAATTCCTGTGAATCGTATAGATTTTTTTTGCAACAGCAGATGTAAAAGCTAATGAACAAGGAATTCTGGATAATATGAAATTATTTAACAAAGAATTAAAAATAATTTCCATGGATTCTATAAAAAATTATCAAAATGATGAATGCTCTAAATCTGATTTTGTTATGAAACAATTTGGAGTAAAAGGAGTTTGTGAACCGGTTTGTTTAATAAGTAATGGTGAAAATTCACATTTAATCTTTAAAAAAACAGCATATAATGGGGTAACAATAGCAGTATCAGTGAATAATTAAATTTACACTTGAAATATATCTTCTTGATTTTTTCAAGTTTCTAAAAAAAGAAGTTTTTATGATTTTATCATACTTAAAATCATTTTAACTTTTTCAGTTGCATATAATGCATGTGGAATATTTGCTGGCATTATAATCATATCTCCTTTGTTAAGTATGTTTAAGTTACCATCTATTTTTATTTCTAATATTCCTTCTATTACCTGAACCATAGCATCAAAAGGGGCTGTATGTTCAGAAAGCCCTTCATCTTTATCAAATGCAAAGATTGTTATTGTACCTGTTTCTTTTTTAATAATTTCTTTACTTACAACTGCTTTTTCTTGATAGTCAACTATGTTTTCTATATTATATACTGTTGATTTCATGTTATTCATATAATCACCTATTTTATAATAGAATCAAGTAGTGCCATTCTTATTGGTACACCATAAAATGCTTGCTTAAAATACATAGCATTACTAAGGTTATCCACATCAAAGCTAATTTCATCAACTCTAGGTAGTGGATGCATAAGGATACTATTAGAATTCTCTAAATTTTTAGCAGTTAATGCATATCTTCCTTTTACTTTTAAGTATTCTTTAGGGTCTGGGAATCTTTCTTTCTGAATTCTAGTCATATATATAACATCAACATCTTCAATATTTTCAAGTAATGATTCTTTAATTGTGAATTTACAATTTAATTTTTCTAAATCTTTAAGAATTTCTGGTGGCATTTGTAATTCTTTAGGAGAAATAAATACAATTTCTGCTTTAAACATTGCTAATGCATATACTAAACTATGAACTGTACGTCCATACTTCAAATCACCTACTAATGCTATTTTTAAATTAGATAAATCTCCTCTAGTTCTTTTTATAGTATATAAATCAAGTAAAGTTTGTGTTGGATGTTGACCTGCTCCATCACCAGCATTTATAACAGGAATATCTACTTTATTTGATATGAATCTGGCAGCACCTTCCATATCATGTCTTAAAACTATAGCATCAGAATATTGTGAAATAATTTGTGCTGTATCATAAAGAACTTCTCCTTTCTGAACACTTGTACCTTGTTTCTGATTAAATCCAACAACATCTCCACCTAATCGTTTCATTGCAGTTTCAAATGATAATCTAGTACGTGTTGATGGTTCATAAAACATTACACCTAATAATTTCCCATCCTTTTTATGAGAAACTTGTTCTGATCTTGCTATAGGTTCCATTTCTTCAGCAAGTTTTAATATATAATCCACATCGCTTTTTTTAAAGTCTCTTATTGATATTATATTTTTTAAACTAAAACTCATACTATTCCCCTTTTTCAGATTTTTTCATTATAATTTTCTTGCAAATGTAATATAGCCTGTATGACCAGCCATTCTACTATTTGGTCTTGTTTTATTATTTTTAATTTCAAGTTCTCTCACATTACCTTCTCTGATTGTTATATGTTTAAAACCTGTTTTACCTAATATTTTATTAACAATTTGAAATTGTTCCACATATGGCGTATAAACAGCTATAAAACCACCTGTTTTAAGAATTCTATAACTATCTTCAATAACATCACCTGGTTTTGGTAAATCAAGGAAAACTAAGTCTATAGAGTTATCTTCTTCTTTAAAACCTTCTGTAACATCTTGATTATATAATGTTATATTCTCAAAATCAGTACCTTCAATATTTTCTTGAATTATTTTAACAAAATCTTCTCTTATTTCATAACTTGAAACATGACCTTTTGGACCTACAATATTTGCAAAGAATAGTAGACTACTTCCAGCACCAGTACCTGATTCTACAATTTTACTACCATAACCTATACCTGTAAAACCTATAACTAATCCAAGATCTTGGGGCAATATAATAGAACATTTTCTTTTCATTAAATCAATATAATCATTAATATTTGGTTCTATTACAGTATATTTCTTACCCATATGAGTTTCAAGAACATCACCTACTTTAGCATTAATTATATCTTCTTCAGGTATAACTCCTTTTTCTGTATGGAATTCTTTGTCCTGTACTATATATTTCCTGTTTTTCTTGTCTACTATTATCTTCATATTTTATCCCTTGATATTATATTGATTAATAAATCTTATTATTTTATCTAATTTTTTTATTCTTAAATTATTTTATAAAATATTCATACATGTCTTCACGTACAGGATATTTTAATTTTAATTTAAAATTAACAGTATCTTTAACAACACCATTTTTAATTTTTACTTTAGTCTCTGTGGGTTCTGTAGGTATAATTGGACCTAAGTAGTAGAAATCTTTTCCTTCATCATTATTTTTTTTCATAAATAAATAGAATTTCATATTATTTTCTTCATAATTTAAAATTTCTTTAACATCTTTAGATTCAAATGTTCGAGAACTTGTCGCCATCCAACTTAATGTTTCATTATCATAGAATTTATTTACATATCTGGTGCTTTCACTATCATTTTCTGTTTTATCATAAGTAACACAGAAAGGACATGTTTTTTCATTATTAATATTTTCTTTTATAACATAACCATAAATAGCATCTTTTTCTGGCCAATTCAATAGTTTTGCTATTTCAGCTCTCGAATATTTTTCATATAACTTGAAATGCATGTTATCTCTAAATTCATTGTATTGTTTTTCATATTTTTTTAATCCTAATTGTATTAAATCATGTATATTATCATTAAATTCATTATTTTTTAATAATTTCTTGAATTTATCTGCTATTTGAATAGTGTTCTTGTTCTGATTAATTAATTCTACTGTCTGATACATAGTGTATTCTCTTGGTTTGTAAAATGATTTATTTAGAATTCTCAATGCACTTTTTATGGTATTCATATCCTTTACAATATTATATTTTTCACTTAATATTTTTTCAAAATCATCTATTTCGAGTGTATTATTGTTAATAATTATTTGTAATATAAGTAATTCATGAGGTCTTTTACTATTAACTATTTTTTGAGTTATAAATTGGATATATAATGATTCACAATCATTAAATGTATATTTATAGTCTGAATCTATTTTTGCAACTAAAAAAGGATAGGTTTTATTAGTTTTCAATGAATTTAAATGATTCATACAATCTATTATAAAAATTGGATCTAATTGATTATATTTATAAAAATCATACAATGTTGGTATATGACCTAGTTTGTGTTTGAGTTTCAAATATTCTGTTCTTATAAAATTCAAATTATTAAATTTAGCTTTATTTATTGAGTTATATATTCTTTCTTCAGATATTTTGTCAAAATTAATAGTAGAACTACCAATTAATAAGTTATTTCTATTAATCATGAATTTACGAAGATAATCTTTATCATAGGTTGTATCATCAGATAATGCGACAGGTATCATGAAATTATTTTTATAATTTCCAATAAAATCAAGTACAACAACATAATCTTTGTCTTCATGCTTTCTAAGACCTCTACCTAATTGTTGAATAAAGATTATACTTGATTCAGTTTCACGAAGCATTACAATCTGATTAATTTCTTTAATATCCACACCTTCATTGAATATATCTACAGTAAATATATAATCAAGATAATCTACGTGTTCATCTGATACAAGTCTATCAATGGCTTCTTCTCGTTCATTTTGACTTGAATCACCAGTTAAACTAATAGTCTTATACCCTCTTTTGTTAAATTCATCTGATAATATTTTTGCATTAATTTTATTATTACAAAAAACTAATCCTTTCACACGTTTTCCATTGTAACCATAATATTCTATATTTTCAATTATATTGTTTATTCTAGTATCTGATATATCATTAACATCTACAGCTTCATCTGTAATTCCAAAATAATTAAAACTGCAAAGCATATCTTCTTCTAATGCATCTTTCAATCGTATTTCGTAGATAATATTATGATTAAATAATTCATAAATATCAATTTCATCTGATCTATCTGGTGATGCTGTCATTCCTAGGTAGAATTTTGGAGTGAAATAATTCATTATTTTTTGATAACTTTTAGCTCCAGCACGATGAACTTCATCAATGATAATATAATCAAAATAGTTTTTATCATATTTAGAGTAAACTTCTTCCTTTGACATCATCTGAACAGTACTAAATAGGAAATCTGAATAATAATTCTTCTCATTTCCTGATAATAAACCCATATTTTTATCACTGAATATTCTTTCATAGGTTTCCATAGCTTGTTTTGCGATTTGTTCACGGTGAACTAGAAATAAAATTCTTTTAGGATTAATACTTTTCAAACCAAATGCGGAAGCAAATGTTTTACCAGTTCCTGTTGCACTAATAAGTAATCCTCTTTTATGTCCCTTTTCAATTATTTTTTTTAAATTTATAATGAATTGTTTCTGCATATTATTTGGTTTAAATTTGGGAGGTGCGGGTTTAATCCAAGATTTCATCTGTATTTCTAAATTTTCTTCATATAATTTACTATATTCATCAATACATTCATTTAATTCAAATGCATCTTCCCAATATTCATTAAATTCTTTAATAATTTCTTTATTTAAATCTTCACTTGAACTGGTGGATGTTAAAAGATTCCATTCTTTATTAATAGTTAATGCGTTTTGTGTAAGATTAGAACTTCCAATTAATATATTATATTCATCTTTTTTTCTGAATATGTATCCTTTTGTGTGAAATCCATATTTTTTTTCATTAACAGAATATAATTTAACTTCAATATTGTTTAATTTATTTAATCGTCTAAGTGCATTAGGTTCACTAAAAAATAAGTAATCGGTTGTTAATATTTTACCTTTTATGTTATTAGATTCTAATTCCTTTAAATTTTGAAGAAGAGGAGTTATACCACTTTCTGTAATGAAAGCTACACTTATATAAAATTCATCACAGGTATGTAGTTCATTTTGAATAGTGCTAAGTACTTTCATATTGTGTTTTGAATTATTTAATATAAATTTAGAATCAGACAATTCATTTCCCTTCTCTATTTATTGTTCTTTAAATTCTCGTTGTGTTACATCAATAATATTTGTTGCAGTTTTTTCACCAATACCTTCAACTTCTTTTAATTCATTTTTTGAAGCATTAACTATGTTTTTTACAGTTTTAAAGTGGTTCAGTAAGCTTTTTGCAGATACTGGTCCTATTCCTGGTAGACTTTCTGTTATAAATAATTGTTGTTCTGGTAATGTAACTGGTTTTGATTGTGTTCTTATACTCACTGGTTTTTTATTATCTTTATCTTGTTCTCTTAATGCAATTCTTTTTAGCATAAATGCAGTATCAGTTTCACTTTGAGTTTGAATAATTGGTATTTTAAAGTCAAGTGCTATAGATGCAAGTGCTCCTCTTATAGCATTTGGGTGAAGGAATGAATGATAAATGTTTTCTCCTTCGATTATCATTAAGGGTTTACTACAATTACTAGCTAATTCTTTAGCTTGCTGGTATAATCTTTTATCTGTTATTGATTTACTAAAATCTTCAACAGTTTTTCTTTCAATAATAATATCATCAGTTATTTGATAATCACCAATAGTCATACTTTTTACTTTAATTTCACATTTTATCTTATCTAATTCACGTAAAATATTTGAATTTTTCTCTCTATAATCAACATAAATTACAGCTTCAGCATCTTCATCTGTTGTTTCAGTATTTAAGTTATATGAGGTAACATCTTCTTTTGCTGCAACATAGTTATCAAGAGTGTAATGATTTTTTTTATATGAATTATAAATGTTATTTTTCATAGCTCTTTCTTTTCTTTGACTAGACCAATAATATGATTCATCTAATGTTCCTTTAGTCATTAATATAAACATTTCACCTTGATGTTTACGTCCTGTTCTTCCTTTTCTTTGAATCATCCTTATTTCTGATGGAACAGGTTCATATAATATAACATAATCTACTGAAGGTATATCAATTCCTTCTTCAGCTACACTCGTTGATATTAATACATTATAATCTTCATTTTTAAATGCATCAATAGTTTCAATTTGTTTCTTTTGACTTAATCCTTTATCATTATCTCTTGAGGCTTGACCATAAAAACGCAATGATTTTATATCATTTTCTTTAAATTTACCATAAATACTCTTAGTAGTATCTCTAAATTGACTAAATACTATTATTTTATTATTAGGATTTTCTTTAAGAATTTGATTAACTAACTCTATTAAACGTGTCATTTTAGGATGATCAATTCCTTTTTCAACATATTTCCTAGTTAGCATAACTGCTTTATTAAATTTATAATCATTTTTCAGTGATTTTGCAGCTTTTGTTTTCTTTTTTTCTAGTTTATTAAAATAATTATTTAATGTTGTAATAGTTTGTGTTTCAAGTAATTCCTGTGAATGCATTATGTTAATAACTTCTGTTAATATAGAAACTCCTGTAAAATATTCTTTTTTAGGCATACTACTTGATGCAATTTTCTGTTGTAATCTAGCTTGTTCTACTAAAATTTCTCTCTTTGATGGTTTAGCAATAGAATCAATAATACCTAATTTTTTCAGAGTTCTAAGCCTCATTTTCAAGGTTTCATTAATTAAATCTTTAATTTCCTGAAGTTCCTTATTAAGCTTTACTTTTATCCATTTTGTTTCTACTTGTTTAAAATAAGGAGCAACATCAGGATCCTCTTCACTTTTAATTATTATCTCATTAACATAAATATTACGTGAAACTTCTTTAATTTTCTTTTCTTCCCATCCAGGACTAGCAGTTAAACCTAATATTAATTGATTTTTTGCCTGTTGTACATATTTTTGAGCAATATATACATAAGAATAAGATCCAACTGCATGATGACATTCATCAAAGACTATAAGTGATACATCTTTAAAATCATATTCTCTAGAAATTATATCTGATTCAATAGTTTGAGGAGTAGCACATATCACTTGGTTTTCTTCCCATAGTTTTTTTCTATCACTTGGCTTATCATTTCCTGTTAGACTTGCAATGGATGTATTTAGAAATTCATTAAAACTACGTTCATGTTGTAATGTCAGTGGTTTACTTGGAGCTAATATGAGAATTTTACTATCTTTAAAATTTTTAAGTCTTTCAGCAGAAATTAATGCTGCTACTACAGTTTTACCCATAGCTGTAGGTGCTATAATCATAGTATTTCCTTTATTAAGCACACTCATAGCAAGACTTTGCTGATAAACTCTGCCTTCTATAGTTTCTTTATTTATATATTCATGTTCTATCCAATTATTCATGCTATTATTCTTTTTGTTTTAAATTATTATTAAGTATACTATAAATGAACAAATGTTTTAAAAAAGTTAAATAAGAAAGGGTGGTGAAGTAGTTTTTATATTAATTCATGTTATCATATCAATAAGGTTTTCAACAGTATCATACACAACATCTAAATTACCCATATTTGGTACATAATTTGCTGCTTTCGCTGAATTAACACCAATAACATCGTAATTAAGTTCTTCCACGGGTGCTACTACCATACAAGTATCTGAAACTATTTTTCCTCCAGCAGCTTCTATAATATCAAGATAACCACATTGTTCACTTATTGATTTAATAGCTTTTGATGTACAAATCCATAAATCTTTGTTAAGTTTTTTACCTTTAATAAGTTGAGCTACTTTTTGTATTTCAGTAATAGATGCATGAGGACATCCTAAACAGACTAAATCTGGTGTTTTATCAGTTGTACTTAGTTTTTCAATTGTATCTATTATATCAGATTTTTCAAGACTTACTACTTCAAGTTCTTCAAATGAATCCTGACTTTTAGCAAAATTAGCTTCAGGAGTAATATTTTCAACATGATATAAACTAACAGCACCACTAGAAGCAAGTGCAGCTCCTAATAATTTAAGATTATTTCTTCCAGGATTATTATTAAGCTTAAAGTATGGTTTTTTATCATTAACTATTTGTCCAACATGATAACCTAGTGCTCCAATTTCAGCCTCCGTTGTAAAATCATAATCCACATCAAAAATTATGTCTGCAGTTCTATTTTCAGGGATATGATTTCCATAATAAGGTGTTCGACCAACTATAGCTGCAAGTAATGCACTTGGTCCACCTTCACGGTTAGTTCTAGCTCCAATAACACTATTAACATAACACACTGCAGATGATTCAGACCATGCAACATGTTCATTAAGCATAGGAGCATTTCCTATAAGGTATGGTGTACATGTACATGTACTCATAACACCAATACTTTCATAACCTTCTATGATTTTAATTTGTTTTTCAGTAAATTCTTCACTGAAACCTAATTCTTTCCAGTTTTCAATATCTACACCAGCTGGATTTAACATAGTTTCCAAGGTTACATCTGCTTTTTTACCTAAATCAACTACAAAATCTAATCCTGCATCTCCAATGGTTTTATAAGAAACTCCAGATACTTGTGCTGAAGTAATAGGAATCATTTTTTCAGCATCATATATCTTTCCTAAGCTTACTAATATTTCCATACTTTCAGCTTTACCTTCTCCATATTCACCATTATACATATCTTCTTCATATTTCGTAAGCTGCATATTCACCACTTAACTTCCTTATTAATTATTATTTATTTGATAATCAACCATTTCATCAACTAAATGAATAAAATTATCCATTTGGTTAGCAGGTATTGTTGCACCAGCTGCTATATTATGTCCTCCACCACTTCCATTAAAATTTTGTGATGCTTGGTTCATTATAACACCAAGATTCACTCCTTTTTCAATCATATTATCGGTGGTTCTTGAAGATACTTTAATAAGATTATCCATCTTCATAAGACTTAATATAGGTTTATCTGGTAATATGCCTAATTCAATACCAATACTACTTACAGCAGCAGCTACTTTTTTCTGCTCCTTATCTTCAGTGTAAATATATTGGATATTTTCTTCTTGAATACTACCTTCTCTTTTTATCCATTCAATTCCATTTTGCATACTACTACTGTACTTAGATAATAATGATTCTGCATAAT
Proteins encoded:
- a CDS encoding cobalamin biosynthesis protein produces the protein MIYENLIYGISIIWLSVLIDLLLGEVPNKIHPVIYMGNVISKLKNYLPPTRFSGLLIILTTNFVFTTITFFIIILSLFVNIWVYIIVASLILSTTFSINFLIKSVRDIQKDLATDINKARKSMSYLVSRNTEELTESRITSAAIETLSENITDSITAPLFYTAVFAFPFSMIIAIPIAVIYRVSNTMDAMLGYKTKELINIGRYPAKLDDVLNYIPARITGYYIILAAFLLRYDYKQSYFIMKEFALKTPSPNSGYSMAATAGALNITLTKEGVYELGYGTDELNGEKITEAINITKVTSILFIITIFIIYFIGLLFLM
- a CDS encoding cupin domain-containing protein, with protein sequence MNNMKSTVYNIENIVDYQEKAVVSKEIIKKETGTITIFAFDKDEGLSEHTAPFDAMVQVIEGILEIKIDGNLNILNKGDMIIMPANIPHALYATEKVKMILSMIKS
- a CDS encoding DEAD/DEAH box helicase — translated: MNNWIEHEYINKETIEGRVYQQSLAMSVLNKGNTMIIAPTAMGKTVVAALISAERLKNFKDSKILILAPSKPLTLQHERSFNEFLNTSIASLTGNDKPSDRKKLWEENQVICATPQTIESDIISREYDFKDVSLIVFDECHHAVGSYSYVYIAQKYVQQAKNQLILGLTASPGWEEKKIKEVSRNIYVNEIIIKSEEDPDVAPYFKQVETKWIKVKLNKELQEIKDLINETLKMRLRTLKKLGIIDSIAKPSKREILVEQARLQQKIASSSMPKKEYFTGVSILTEVINIMHSQELLETQTITTLNNYFNKLEKKKTKAAKSLKNDYKFNKAVMLTRKYVEKGIDHPKMTRLIELVNQILKENPNNKIIVFSQFRDTTKSIYGKFKENDIKSLRFYGQASRDNDKGLSQKKQIETIDAFKNEDYNVLISTSVAEEGIDIPSVDYVILYEPVPSEIRMIQRKGRTGRKHQGEMFILMTKGTLDESYYWSSQRKERAMKNNIYNSYKKNHYTLDNYVAAKEDVTSYNLNTETTDEDAEAVIYVDYREKNSNILRELDKIKCEIKVKSMTIGDYQITDDIIIERKTVEDFSKSITDKRLYQQAKELASNCSKPLMIIEGENIYHSFLHPNAIRGALASIALDFKIPIIQTQSETDTAFMLKRIALREQDKDNKKPVSIRTQSKPVTLPEQQLFITESLPGIGPVSAKSLLNHFKTVKNIVNASKNELKEVEGIGEKTATNIIDVTQREFKEQ
- a CDS encoding cobalt-precorrin 5A hydrolase, whose protein sequence is MKIAILSVTNQGKLISDKLYNSLNNNPLILYVEQYHKNVKETVKNIFNEFDCIIGIMASGIMIRSIAPHVNSKLSDPAVLLIDDNANFTISLLSGHFGGANDLTLKIASIINSTPVITTSTDVNNKIGIDSIAKRFYCSLENHKNIKFINKALVDNKLVDLYLPSKFSFILSKDIENSYNIHIDDKIDVIRSSINGHDVILKPKSLVMGIGARRNIASEKVNHAILEACNLLEIPVNRIDFFCNSRCKS
- a CDS encoding cobalamin biosynthesis protein — its product is MKLFNKELKIISMDSIKNYQNDECSKSDFVMKQFGVKGVCEPVCLISNGENSHLIFKKTAYNGVTIAVSVNN
- a CDS encoding aconitase X catalytic domain-containing protein is translated as MQLTKYEEDMYNGEYGEGKAESMEILVSLGKIYDAEKMIPITSAQVSGVSYKTIGDAGLDFVVDLGKKADVTLETMLNPAGVDIENWKELGFSEEFTEKQIKIIEGYESIGVMSTCTCTPYLIGNAPMLNEHVAWSESSAVCYVNSVIGARTNREGGPSALLAAIVGRTPYYGNHIPENRTADIIFDVDYDFTTEAEIGALGYHVGQIVNDKKPYFKLNNNPGRNNLKLLGAALASSGAVSLYHVENITPEANFAKSQDSFEELEVVSLEKSDIIDTIEKLSTTDKTPDLVCLGCPHASITEIQKVAQLIKGKKLNKDLWICTSKAIKSISEQCGYLDIIEAAGGKIVSDTCMVVAPVEELNYDVIGVNSAKAANYVPNMGNLDVVYDTVENLIDMIT
- a CDS encoding DUF3427 domain-containing protein, coding for MSDSKFILNNSKHNMKVLSTIQNELHTCDEFYISVAFITESGITPLLQNLKELESNNIKGKILTTDYLFFSEPNALRRLNKLNNIEVKLYSVNEKKYGFHTKGYIFRKKDEYNILIGSSNLTQNALTINKEWNLLTSTSSSEDLNKEIIKEFNEYWEDAFELNECIDEYSKLYEENLEIQMKSWIKPAPPKFKPNNMQKQFIINLKKIIEKGHKRGLLISATGTGKTFASAFGLKSINPKRILFLVHREQIAKQAMETYERIFSDKNMGLLSGNEKNYYSDFLFSTVQMMSKEEVYSKYDKNYFDYIIIDEVHRAGAKSYQKIMNYFTPKFYLGMTASPDRSDEIDIYELFNHNIIYEIRLKDALEEDMLCSFNYFGITDEAVDVNDISDTRINNIIENIEYYGYNGKRVKGLVFCNNKINAKILSDEFNKRGYKTISLTGDSSQNEREEAIDRLVSDEHVDYLDYIFTVDIFNEGVDIKEINQIVMLRETESSIIFIQQLGRGLRKHEDKDYVVVLDFIGNYKNNFMIPVALSDDTTYDKDYLRKFMINRNNLLIGSSTINFDKISEERIYNSINKAKFNNLNFIRTEYLKLKHKLGHIPTLYDFYKYNQLDPIFIIDCMNHLNSLKTNKTYPFLVAKIDSDYKYTFNDCESLYIQFITQKIVNSKRPHELLILQIIINNNTLEIDDFEKILSEKYNIVKDMNTIKSALRILNKSFYKPREYTMYQTVELINQNKNTIQIADKFKKLLKNNEFNDNIHDLIQLGLKKYEKQYNEFRDNMHFKLYEKYSRAEIAKLLNWPEKDAIYGYVIKENINNEKTCPFCVTYDKTENDSESTRYVNKFYDNETLSWMATSSRTFESKDVKEILNYEENNMKFYLFMKKNNDEGKDFYYLGPIIPTEPTETKVKIKNGVVKDTVNFKLKLKYPVREDMYEYFIK
- the pyrB gene encoding aspartate carbamoyltransferase, with amino-acid sequence MSFSLKNIISIRDFKKSDVDYILKLAEEMEPIARSEQVSHKKDGKLLGVMFYEPSTRTRLSFETAMKRLGGDVVGFNQKQGTSVQKGEVLYDTAQIISQYSDAIVLRHDMEGAARFISNKVDIPVINAGDGAGQHPTQTLLDLYTIKRTRGDLSNLKIALVGDLKYGRTVHSLVYALAMFKAEIVFISPKELQMPPEILKDLEKLNCKFTIKESLLENIEDVDVIYMTRIQKERFPDPKEYLKVKGRYALTAKNLENSNSILMHPLPRVDEISFDVDNLSNAMYFKQAFYGVPIRMALLDSIIK
- a CDS encoding tRNA (adenine-N1)-methyltransferase, yielding MKIIVDKKNRKYIVQDKEFHTEKGVIPEEDIINAKVGDVLETHMGKKYTVIEPNINDYIDLMKRKCSIILPQDLGLVIGFTGIGYGSKIVESGTGAGSSLLFFANIVGPKGHVSSYEIREDFVKIIQENIEGTDFENITLYNQDVTEGFKEEDNSIDLVFLDLPKPGDVIEDSYRILKTGGFIAVYTPYVEQFQIVNKILGKTGFKHITIREGNVRELEIKNNKTRPNSRMAGHTGYITFARKL